The nucleotide window AGTAATCATAGTAACTGACAAAATACTCAACCGCATTATTCGGGAAAAATTCCTTGAACTCGCTGTAGAGCTGCCCTGCCAATGTCTTATTGTGGGCAATGACAAGCGTCGGCTTGTTCACTTCCTTGATGACATTCGAAATCGTGAACGTCTTACCTGTTCCTGTCGCGCCAAGGAGCGTCTGGTGCTTCTTGTTATCGCGAATGCCTTTCACCAGCTCTGTTATTGCCGCAGGCTGGTCTCCCTGCGGGGAATACTTCGAGACTAATTCAAATTGGTCCTTCACAGAAAAGCCTCCTGTAATTTAATTTCTGTCGGGTTCATTTCGCAGTGGAAAATGAACCTTCCTATATATAAGCCTTACACGGTTGTCAAAAAAGTCATATCCTCATTCTACCACAAAGCAGGTAAAACAAACCAACAAAAAGCGAACAGACATTCGAATTATTATTCTTCTTTTAAAAGACACTGTTGAGCAATGTCGAATGATTGTTAATCAAATGTTTGATTGAACTTCGGTTTTGCCTGCTGTAATAGGAAAAACCTGCCGAACAGAATTCGACAGGCTTGATTTAAGTTTTTTCAGCTATTTCTTGTTCCTGCTCCTCATCTGATTGGCCAGAAAGAAGCCAAACGTCAACGAGAAAGCGTCAACGACGATCAGCAGAAAGGTATCCGTATACCCTTTATAAACAGAAGCCGCGATCAATGCGACTGTCAATACAAGCGCAAGGACATGATTATAGGCAACCCGGGAAAAAAACACGACCATGAAACCAGGCAGGAGCAGTGCGGACAAATATTTCAGCACCAATGGAAAAACACCTCATTCAGAGAGAATTTCGAACTTTTTCAAAACGACTTTATCTATGTAAAAAATATAGCTTTTTTAGCGGCAGGTTACAAGAATTTACTTTGCAAATGAAGGTTGTTATCGAAAGATGTTGTTAAAATCTTAAAGCCGATTTTAACGTGCTAAAAAGCCATTTTGCAGTTCGTTTTTAAGTGTGCAAGCTCTTTTCTCATGATAAGCTTTTATTTTATGAAGAAAACTATCATTCAATCCCATTTAGTAGTCAATAGCAACAAAGTTTGAGAAAAGAGCCTAAAAGAAAAAGCATGCAGCAGCATGCTTTAAAGATTATGGATTCACTTCAGTCAATACCTTGGCTGCCCAGTCACTCGCCTCTCCATAAAGCCTGAAGAGCTCTTCCTTGCTCATCGTGGTCGGGTTGAAAGCAAGCTCAAGATTTTCGTGGAAGGCATGCTCAATATCTATTAAAAATTGAAGCATGACGTATTCATCATTCTTTTCACCCGATAAGGCATCCTTCAATTCATTGCTGAGAGGCAAGTCTTGAAGCAAGTCCTCCATCGGATGGTGCAGCAGGGAATCCATCAGGGAAAACATTCCGAGAAGGAAATACTTAGAGGCCAATACCTCTCTTCCTACCTTCCTGCCAATCAGTTCCCCCAGCTTTCCCCGCTTTAGGGACAATTCAATGATTTCCCTTTCCTTGGAATTGCCGGTACCTGTGACTGCTCCCCTGATGGCCAGTACATAGATCCATTTTTTTATTTCATTAAGCCCTAAAAGGATAATAGCCTGCTTAATCGAGGAAATCTCGTTCCGCGGCCTGAAAACCGGGTTATTGATCAATCTTAACAGTTTGTAGGAAAGGGATATATCCTTTTCAATGACATCCTTTATTTTTTCCAGGTCTGGTTCCGGGCTCTCGGTTTCTTTCAGAATCTGAAAATAGGAATGATAATAAGATGGGATATCATAGCTGTTCAGGATAACTGGCTTGCTAAAGTAAAAACCCTGAAAGAATACGAACCCATCTTCCTTCGCTTCAAGATATTCATCGATCGTTTCGACTTTTTCAGCAAGAAACCGGATGGCCCTTCCCTTTAAAAAGCGGATCATTTCCAGCCTGTCCGTTCGGCTGGTCGTCCTGAAATCGATTTTGATTATATCAATAAAGTCCAATAATCGGACCGTCAGTTCATTCCACTGGGAAACAAAAAAATCATCCAGCGCAATAGTGTATCCATGCGATTTCAATTCCTGGCAAATTTTCAGGATCTCATCATTCAATTCAACGGTTTCAAGAATTTCCACCACAATGGATAATGGATTGAAATAAGAAGGAACACCCAGTTTTAATAGATTATCAGTAAAATTAATGAAACAAGGTTTGCCATTCGATAAATCTTTGACCCCGATATTCAAGAAGCTATTCACAATAACGTCCGTTGTAGCCTGGTCCCCATCTGTATGCTGATAAGTATTGACTGCGCTGCTCCTGTAAAGCAATTCATACGCAACAGTTTTCTCATTCAAATCAAATATAGGCTGCCTGGCAACATAAATATCCATACTGAATCCTCCCGGGGACGTTAACAACTAATCTGTTACTATTTAACAATAGTTTGATAGGAAAAATATACTATTATTTTACAAGTATTACAAGATTAATGTTGAGTTACCAGGATTTTCAATTTTTCTCATTGCTTATTATGAATAACTCTATTGATTTTTTTGCGAATGGATTCTCGCGTCCTCCCTAGCAATTCAGAGATTTCGCCCAACGACTTGCCGCAGCAGTAGAATTCCATCAGGAGCTTCTCTTCTTTTTTCGTCCATGCTTTATAATTCGTGACTTGCCGAACGGTTTTACGCTCTTCTGCCACCCACTCCGGTTCAGGAGGGAGTGCATCAAGCTCTAGTTTGGAAAAGTCAATTTTATGGCGCTTACTTTCAGCCCACGCCCAAAAATCATCAATGTTGATGAAGGTAAATTTCTTCTTATTGCGGGTAATCCGCTGATGGGAATCCAATTCATGATTAAGGATCCATTGCATCACGGTATTTCGGTCTATCTTGAGGATGTTTGCCAGTTCTCCTGCGGTCAGCATTCCCGTGTAAGATTTCGTGTGGGACAGTCCCAATCTGGTGATCTTCACTTCAAGGGCTGTAAGACTGCGATTCAGCCTTCTGGCAATGCTAGGTAATGATTGGCTGCCAAGCTGGTCTTTAATTAGCTGTATATCTTCAGGCGCGTATTTCATCTTAGATCTCAACCATCCTTCAATCTAAAATTACTGCTGCTTTATTTTTCACTTTGCTAATTAAAACACATTTAGAATCCAAGAAGAATACCACATGGGGTAAAAAACCAATTTTCCCAACAATTATTAGCGCAGGATTTTCCTTCCATTACCACTTGTTAGTACTTACGATACATTCCATAGGAAGCAGGATAAGTATAGTCAAAACCAAATTTTTCATACAGCTTATTTGCCGGTGAATCCGCAATCAAGCTGACATAAGAACCTTCGTATGTATGTTGTTCAAGGTATGTGCAAAGCTCCTCCATCACAAGTCTTCCCAATCCCTTACCCTGATAAGCCGGCTTGACGGCGATATCTACTACTTGAAAAAACGCCCCGCCATCGCCAATGATCCTTCCCATCGCCACTAGCGTGGTATGTTCATAAACAGTGACAGCAAATAATGAATTTTTCAGTCCGATTCGCACGGCTTCCTCCGATTTCGCGCTCAAACCTGCTTCGAGACGAAGA belongs to Mesobacillus sp. AQ2 and includes:
- a CDS encoding helix-turn-helix domain-containing protein, whose product is MRSKMKYAPEDIQLIKDQLGSQSLPSIARRLNRSLTALEVKITRLGLSHTKSYTGMLTAGELANILKIDRNTVMQWILNHELDSHQRITRNKKKFTFINIDDFWAWAESKRHKIDFSKLELDALPPEPEWVAEERKTVRQVTNYKAWTKKEEKLLMEFYCCGKSLGEISELLGRTRESIRKKINRVIHNKQ
- a CDS encoding GNAT family N-acetyltransferase, encoding MTDFKVTYHPPSISDYINLRLEAGLSAKSEEAVRIGLKNSLFAVTVYEHTTLVAMGRIIGDGGAFFQVVDIAVKPAYQGKGLGRLVMEELCTYLEQHTYEGSYVSLIADSPANKLYEKFGFDYTYPASYGMYRKY
- a CDS encoding CsbA family protein; this encodes MVLKYLSALLLPGFMVVFFSRVAYNHVLALVLTVALIAASVYKGYTDTFLLIVVDAFSLTFGFFLANQMRSRNKK
- a CDS encoding HDOD domain-containing protein; translated protein: MDIYVARQPIFDLNEKTVAYELLYRSSAVNTYQHTDGDQATTDVIVNSFLNIGVKDLSNGKPCFINFTDNLLKLGVPSYFNPLSIVVEILETVELNDEILKICQELKSHGYTIALDDFFVSQWNELTVRLLDFIDIIKIDFRTTSRTDRLEMIRFLKGRAIRFLAEKVETIDEYLEAKEDGFVFFQGFYFSKPVILNSYDIPSYYHSYFQILKETESPEPDLEKIKDVIEKDISLSYKLLRLINNPVFRPRNEISSIKQAIILLGLNEIKKWIYVLAIRGAVTGTGNSKEREIIELSLKRGKLGELIGRKVGREVLASKYFLLGMFSLMDSLLHHPMEDLLQDLPLSNELKDALSGEKNDEYVMLQFLIDIEHAFHENLELAFNPTTMSKEELFRLYGEASDWAAKVLTEVNP